A single genomic interval of Streptomyces showdoensis harbors:
- a CDS encoding GNAT family N-acetyltransferase codes for MIPSWPVVLVDGDVLLRPIKMRDQRAWREVNRRNRDWLRPWEATVPPPGPGGPVAQRPTYRQMVRHLRAEANAGRMLPFVIEYQGRLVGQLTVAGITWGSMCSGHVGYWVDSEVAGRGVMPTAVALAVDHCFRTVGLHRMEVCIRPENGPSRRVVEKLGFREEGLRPRYLHIDGAWRDHLVFALTAEEVPEGLLRRWHQARRQHH; via the coding sequence ATGATCCCGTCCTGGCCCGTGGTCCTGGTGGACGGCGACGTGCTGCTCCGCCCGATAAAGATGCGCGACCAGCGGGCCTGGCGCGAGGTGAACCGGCGCAACCGCGACTGGCTGCGTCCCTGGGAGGCGACCGTCCCGCCGCCCGGGCCGGGCGGTCCGGTCGCGCAGCGTCCCACGTACCGCCAGATGGTGCGCCATCTGCGGGCGGAGGCGAACGCGGGGCGGATGCTGCCGTTCGTGATCGAGTACCAGGGGCGCCTGGTGGGGCAGTTGACGGTCGCGGGGATCACCTGGGGCTCGATGTGCTCGGGGCACGTCGGGTACTGGGTGGACAGCGAGGTGGCCGGCCGGGGCGTCATGCCGACGGCGGTCGCGCTCGCGGTCGACCACTGCTTCCGCACGGTCGGGCTGCACCGGATGGAGGTCTGCATCCGGCCGGAGAACGGACCGTCGCGGCGGGTCGTGGAGAAGCTGGGCTTCCGCGAGGAGGGGCTGCGTCCGCGCTACCTCCACATCGACGGCGCGTGGCGGGACCACCTCGTCTTCGCGCTGACGGCGGAGGAGGTTCCGGAGGGGCTGCTGCGCCGCTGGCACCAGGCGAGGCGGCAGCACCACTAA
- the glp gene encoding molybdotransferase-like divisome protein Glp — MSSSTAPSDHGPSDPCAGPARGLWSVDEHLADVLAAVAPLEPIELQLPEAQGCVLVEDVTVPVALPPFDNSSMDGYAVRVADVAGASEEFPAVLTVVGDVAAGADGLPEVGPGQAARIMTGAPLPPGAEAVVPVEWTDGGTGGGAAGSMRPASAAPEGAAGEVRVHRAAEARAHVRERGSDVRAGELALAAGTVLGPPQIGLLAAIGRGTVRVRPRPRVVVLSTGSELAQPGEPLAEGQIYDSNSFALAAAARDAGALAFRVPAVADDAESLRAAIEDQLIRADLIVTTGGVSVGAYDVVKEALTADGEVDFRKLAMQPGKPQGFGMIGPDHIPLLALPGNPVSSYVSFELFVRPAIRALMGLADRPDTARPTVRAELKADRALSSPAGRRQFLRGTYDAGSGSVTPVGGAGSHLIGALAHADALLVVPEEVTAVEPGTELDVVLLG, encoded by the coding sequence GTGAGCAGCAGTACGGCACCGTCGGACCACGGCCCGTCCGACCCCTGCGCCGGCCCCGCCCGCGGCCTGTGGTCCGTCGACGAGCACCTCGCCGACGTCCTGGCGGCGGTCGCCCCGCTCGAACCCATCGAGCTGCAACTGCCCGAGGCCCAGGGCTGCGTCCTGGTCGAGGACGTCACGGTGCCGGTCGCGCTGCCGCCCTTCGACAACAGCTCCATGGACGGGTACGCGGTCCGGGTCGCCGACGTGGCCGGGGCGAGCGAGGAGTTCCCCGCCGTCCTCACCGTCGTCGGCGACGTCGCCGCCGGCGCGGACGGCCTGCCCGAGGTCGGCCCGGGACAGGCCGCCCGGATCATGACCGGCGCCCCGCTGCCGCCCGGCGCCGAGGCCGTCGTCCCGGTCGAGTGGACCGACGGCGGTACGGGCGGGGGAGCGGCCGGTTCGATGCGCCCCGCGAGCGCCGCCCCGGAGGGCGCGGCCGGCGAGGTCCGCGTGCACCGCGCGGCCGAGGCCCGCGCCCATGTCCGGGAGCGCGGCAGTGACGTCCGGGCCGGTGAGCTGGCCCTCGCGGCGGGCACCGTCCTCGGGCCGCCGCAGATCGGCCTGCTCGCGGCGATCGGCCGGGGCACCGTGCGGGTGCGGCCCCGCCCGCGCGTGGTCGTGCTCTCCACCGGCAGCGAACTGGCGCAGCCCGGCGAGCCGTTGGCCGAGGGGCAGATCTACGACTCCAACAGCTTCGCCCTGGCCGCCGCCGCGCGCGACGCCGGAGCGCTCGCCTTCCGCGTCCCCGCGGTGGCGGACGACGCCGAGTCGCTGCGGGCCGCGATCGAGGACCAGCTGATCCGGGCCGACCTGATCGTCACCACCGGCGGGGTCAGCGTGGGGGCGTACGACGTCGTGAAGGAGGCGCTCACGGCGGACGGCGAGGTCGACTTCCGCAAGCTGGCCATGCAGCCGGGCAAGCCGCAGGGCTTCGGCATGATCGGCCCGGACCACATCCCGCTGCTCGCCCTGCCGGGCAACCCGGTCTCCTCGTACGTGTCGTTCGAGCTGTTCGTGCGGCCCGCGATCCGCGCCCTGATGGGCCTCGCCGACCGGCCCGACACCGCGCGGCCCACGGTCCGGGCGGAGCTCAAGGCGGACCGGGCGCTCTCCTCTCCGGCCGGGCGCCGCCAGTTCCTGCGCGGGACGTACGACGCGGGCTCGGGCAGCGTCACCCCCGTGGGCGGAGCCGGCTCGCACCTGATCGGCGCGCTGGCGCACGCGGACGCGCTGCTCGTCGTACCGGAGGAGGTGACGGCCGTCGAGCCCGGCACCGAGCTGGACGTGGTCCTCCTCGGCTGA
- the moaC gene encoding cyclic pyranopterin monophosphate synthase MoaC: protein MSTQQGLTHIDEAGAARMVDVSAKDVTARTARASGRVLVSPRVIELLRGEGVPKGDALATARIAGIMGAKKTPDLIPLCHPLAVSGVTLDLTVADDAVEILATVKTTDRTGVEMEALTAVSVAALTVVDMVKAVDKGAVISEVRVEEKTGGKSGHWTRGEA, encoded by the coding sequence ATGAGCACGCAGCAAGGACTCACCCACATCGACGAGGCGGGGGCGGCCCGCATGGTCGACGTCTCCGCGAAGGACGTCACGGCCCGCACCGCCCGCGCCAGCGGTCGCGTCCTCGTCTCGCCGCGGGTGATCGAGCTCCTGCGCGGCGAGGGCGTGCCGAAGGGCGACGCGCTCGCCACCGCCCGGATCGCCGGGATCATGGGCGCGAAGAAGACCCCCGACCTGATCCCGCTCTGCCACCCGCTGGCCGTCTCGGGGGTCACCCTCGACCTGACGGTCGCGGACGACGCGGTCGAGATCCTGGCGACCGTGAAGACCACGGACCGCACGGGCGTCGAGATGGAGGCCCTGACGGCGGTGTCGGTGGCGGCGCTGACCGTCGTCGACATGGTGAAGGCGGTCGACAAGGGCGCGGTCATCTCCGAGGTGCGGGTCGAGGAGAAGACCGGCGGCAAGTCGGGCCACTGGACGCGGGGCGAGGCGTGA
- a CDS encoding MogA/MoaB family molybdenum cofactor biosynthesis protein, whose protein sequence is MTGAHGHGPGHGSGHEAPRPPAAFAGGALTAPYAALVVTASNRAAAGVYEDKGGPLIAEALRGLGFAVDGPQVVPDGAPVEAALRAGVAAGYDAIVTTGGTGISPTDETPEVTRRVLDREIPGIPEAIRAYGREKVPTAALSRGLAGVAAGTLIVNLPGSTGGVRDGLAVLEPLLLHAVDQIRGGDHPRPAPEAGPES, encoded by the coding sequence GTGACGGGGGCCCACGGGCACGGACCGGGGCACGGTTCCGGGCACGAGGCGCCGCGTCCTCCGGCGGCGTTCGCCGGTGGCGCCCTCACCGCCCCGTACGCGGCCCTCGTCGTCACCGCCTCCAACCGGGCGGCGGCCGGGGTCTACGAGGACAAGGGCGGCCCGCTGATCGCCGAGGCGCTGCGCGGGCTGGGCTTCGCCGTGGACGGCCCGCAGGTCGTCCCGGACGGCGCGCCCGTGGAGGCCGCGCTGCGCGCCGGGGTCGCCGCCGGCTACGACGCGATCGTCACCACCGGCGGTACGGGCATCTCGCCCACCGACGAGACCCCCGAGGTCACCCGCCGCGTCCTGGACCGGGAGATCCCGGGCATCCCGGAGGCGATCCGGGCGTACGGCCGGGAGAAGGTGCCGACCGCGGCGCTCTCCCGCGGCCTCGCCGGGGTGGCCGCCGGGACGCTGATCGTGAACCTGCCGGGCTCGACCGGCGGGGTACGGGACGGGCTCGCCGTCCTGGAGCCGCTGCTCCTGCACGCCGTCGACCAGATCCGCGGCGGCGACCACCCCAGACCCGCGCCGGAAGCGGGCCCGGAGTCATGA